Proteins from a genomic interval of Halorubrum depositum:
- a CDS encoding DNA primase, which produces MKGRTTAILLVAVVALGAMTGVAAADGHLEVAVEQEADGTSTVTVTENGTAVENATVNVSVVDAENESYGGADEYATDANGTVDLPTPEEDVTVEITATAENDTVSTTADLEAPDGLELNVSNTDGEPVVTVTDNDTAVDNASVNVTTADENATYDGEGDYTTDANGTVSLPAAAEDVAIDVTAEYENDSVSTTVDLEAPAEGLALDVSNTDGEPVVTVTDDGEAAENASVNVTTADGQNVTYAGAGDYETDENGTVTLDAAEENVTVDVTAEYENDTVSTTVDLTTGEEAAEDRPFGQLVREFIEQIGDREGGIGDAVSDFVTENNPGNAPDHAGGPGGPDDAGNDSAENESDAPGIGNGNAPDRAGQGNGNDGEQGPPSHAGNGDDGEDGEEVDTDEEEEAEDGDDGDDEDEGDDDEGDDDENGGNGPGNGNGNGPP; this is translated from the coding sequence ATGAAAGGACGCACGACAGCAATCCTACTGGTCGCGGTCGTCGCGCTCGGCGCGATGACCGGCGTCGCTGCCGCCGACGGGCACCTCGAGGTGGCCGTCGAGCAAGAAGCGGACGGGACATCGACAGTCACGGTGACCGAGAACGGTACCGCGGTCGAGAACGCCACGGTCAACGTGAGCGTGGTCGACGCGGAGAACGAGTCGTACGGCGGGGCGGACGAGTACGCGACGGACGCGAACGGCACCGTCGATCTCCCCACCCCCGAAGAGGACGTGACGGTCGAGATCACTGCGACCGCCGAGAACGACACCGTCTCGACGACGGCCGATCTCGAGGCGCCCGACGGGCTCGAACTCAACGTGTCGAACACCGACGGCGAGCCGGTCGTCACGGTGACCGACAACGACACCGCGGTCGACAACGCCTCGGTGAACGTCACGACCGCCGACGAGAACGCCACCTACGACGGCGAGGGCGACTACACCACCGACGCGAACGGCACGGTGTCGCTGCCGGCCGCCGCGGAGGACGTCGCGATCGACGTGACCGCCGAGTACGAGAACGACTCCGTCTCGACGACGGTCGACCTCGAGGCCCCCGCCGAGGGACTCGCGCTCGACGTGTCGAACACCGACGGTGAGCCCGTCGTCACGGTCACCGACGACGGCGAGGCCGCCGAGAACGCCTCGGTGAACGTCACGACCGCCGACGGTCAGAACGTCACCTACGCCGGCGCGGGCGACTACGAGACCGACGAGAACGGCACCGTCACCCTCGACGCCGCCGAGGAGAACGTCACGGTCGACGTGACCGCCGAGTACGAGAACGACACCGTCTCGACGACGGTCGACCTGACGACCGGCGAGGAGGCCGCGGAGGACCGGCCGTTCGGACAGCTCGTCCGCGAGTTCATCGAGCAGATCGGCGACCGCGAGGGCGGCATCGGCGACGCGGTCTCGGACTTCGTGACGGAGAACAACCCGGGGAACGCGCCTGACCACGCGGGCGGCCCCGGCGGCCCGGACGACGCGGGTAACGACAGCGCCGAGAACGAGAGCGACGCGCCCGGTATCGGGAACGGCAACGCGCCGGACCGCGCGGGCCAGGGCAACGGCAACGACGGCGAACAGGGCCCTCCGAGCCACGCCGGTAACGGCGACGACGGCGAGGACGGCGAGGAGGTCGACACGGACGAAGAGGAAGAGGCCGAGGACGGAGACGACGGTGACGACGAGGACGAAGGAGACGACGACGAAGGCGATGACGACGAGAACGGCGGAAACGGTCCCGGTAACGGGAACGGCAACGGCCCGCCGTAA